The genomic segment caaacatgtatggggctgcgactggcccctggccttttgtcattttgccaaAGTGGCCCCAAAACAAAGCAAGTGGAGGATCCCTGCCGTAGcacattaaacacatttctcacCCTTTTCTGACCTTAAACTCTCACCatcgtcttcctcctctctcctgaaATCTTCTCTCCACAGAGCCCATCAGCTCCGCGCCGACAGGACTCATCTCAGCGCTCTGGCTGAGCTCCAGTTCATCCATATATCTGTTTAATTTCCCTGATAAAATCCAGTTTCCTCTCCCCCGTCCCGCTCTTTTTACCTTGCCAGCTGTCGTTGCAGACGCAGAGCTTCTCTCCGGTCAGGTCGCAGTAGCCGCGGCCCGGGCTGCCACAGTTATCTCTGCAGTACGGGATGTCGCAGGCCTCTCCTTTCCAGTACTCCTCACACTCGCAGTACACGCGGCCCGAGACGGAGTTGGTCGTGCTGCATCTGCCGTGGCCCGAGCAGTTGTTGGGACAAGAGTTTATCCTGAGGAGACACAGTGAGACAGGAAGTCAAGGTCAAACAGAGTTATACACACGGATAATGCTTAATTATGACGTTAGATCACCCCTCAGCTTTGAGAagtttttggttctaaaaacattaaattgcaACCACTGATTGTTTGAAATTTTCACCAGCAAGTGTTCCCAGAAGGTTTGTCTTAAACTTTGGGCAACATTCTCTGTaaacttcaaaaaatgttggttttttttattgttaatatattACATCACATTAGATttgcacctaaaaaaaagtcatacgtCACCTGTTGCACAGGCAACACCCCCTAAACACAATaaaagggcaggttttgtgcccTGTGACACCAAAAAACATTGTAAGAAGAATTTCTGCATTAGTGAAACTGacgtagttttttttttttaatatttgctttTCTTAACCCATCACcctgtttagaaaaaaagcatttttcatgCCCTTGGTGTAagaatcaatatttaaaatacgATAATGCTCTTCAAACCAAGAAGTTCTGCAAAGTAACacattttgtaatgtaaaagcAGCCTTAACATCAAATGTTGTTCCTTATATGTccttaataaaatgtagcaAGGCATGATCGGAAACACATAATTTGAGctacagaacaaaaaaattacaaaaaaagcagatgtACTGTCTGACTGAACACTGCTGTCTGTTTGATAAAAGCACTTCAAATTTCGCAAGACGTCTGCCTGTTCCTATTCAGTTTGAATGCACTCATTCTGAGTGGTTTTGGACAAAAGCGTCCGCCAATTAAATGCAGGAACCACGGGACACATAAGAGAGACGAGGCgagacagaaatacatttttttttttaaagagagagaaattagaGCGAGAAGGACACAAAGAAAAAGCCACTAAAGAGAGTGAAAATGAGAGACCAACAAAAGCCTAAATagtgagaaggaaaaaaaaggaatgacacaaataaaaatccatttttGAAGAGCACAACAGTGTGAATCCAAACATTACACAGTGTTTCTGTGAAATATTAGATAAAGACAGATGCTGAGAGAGATGGAACAGATGGAGGAGAGTCAAGGACCACAGAGGTAGAAAATCATCTTTTCGTTAATACAAAAAGCTGGTTTGCTGCTGTGACAAGAGGGTCGTCATGACAACCTTTAtcctcactctgtgtgtgtgtgtgtgcgtgtgtgtgtgtg from the Plectropomus leopardus isolate mb unplaced genomic scaffold, YSFRI_Pleo_2.0 unplaced_scaffold29133, whole genome shotgun sequence genome contains:
- the LOC121938315 gene encoding attractin-like protein 1; amino-acid sequence: INSCPNNCSGHGRCSTTNSVSGRVYCECEEYWKGEACDIPYCRDNCGSPGRGYCDLTGEKLCVCNDSWQGPDCSLSVPSTEAFWVLPSVKPSAQSLGRASHQALVHSGLMWVVGGYSFNYSNYHMVL